Proteins encoded by one window of Rutidosis leptorrhynchoides isolate AG116_Rl617_1_P2 chromosome 7, CSIRO_AGI_Rlap_v1, whole genome shotgun sequence:
- the LOC139858607 gene encoding F-box/kelch-repeat protein At3g06240-like, producing the protein MASEIIIPFELITEILYRLPSKSIGRFRCVSKEWLSLLSSPQFIKTHQNTLNRNYLFYHQTWLTDGSYFIPFHYHEEEKEESVPIKLQLLLPDANPIIIDGSCNGLILLSAFRDDSDHETLVVLNPTTREFVEFPDCDLEGHQIVSCIMRGLGYDSVTDDYKVVTINHLVNLNGADIMCVHVYSLRKNTWTRVMDYPNKYFPFNIKSTALVNGSFHWVATKFSDHTKVIFAFSLADENFSEVPLPTTLCNGNDVDIFCRLSVVDEKLAIFSGLDAKVWLMNEYGVKRSWTTILLHGLNEIRMIGLPFVFYVNGKLLLICRGEMLIYDIEYGRLSKRIRNKDPMAYTFFSCVCVESLVSPRFNRLN; encoded by the coding sequence ATGGCGTCCGAAATTATTATTCCATTTGAGTTAATCACAGAGATCCTATATCGTCTTCCATCCAAATCTATTGGTCGATTCAGGTGTGTTTCAAAAGAGTGGTTATCTCTTCTATCATCGCCCCAGTTCATCAAAACCCATCAAAACACCCTCAACCGAAACTACCTTTTCTATCATCAGACTTGGTTGACTGATGGTTCTTATTTCATCCCGTTTCATTATCATGAAGAAGAGAAAGAAGAATCTGTACCAATAAAGTTACAGTTACTTCTCCCTGATGCGAACCCTATTATCATCGATGGTTCTTGCAATGGTCTTATTTTGCTGTCTGCTTTTCGAGATGATTCGGATCATGAGACACTTGTGGTTTTAAACCCAACCACAAGAGAATTCGTAGAATTCCCAGATTGTGATCTCGAAGGGCATCAAATTGTATCTTGTATCATGCGTGGACTGGGTTATGATTCTGTGACCGATGATTACAAGGTTGTTACCATCAATCACTTAGTAAATCTTAATGGTGCTGATATCATGTGTGTGCATGTTTATAGCCTTAGAAAAAATACTTGGACACGGGTGATGGATTATCCTAATAAATATTTCCCGTTTAACATTAAATCAACCGCTTTAGTTAACGGGTCTTTTCATTGGGTAGCGACAAAGTTTTCTGATCATACAAAAGTAATCTTTGCATTTAGTTTGGCAGATGAGAATTTCAGTGAAGTGCCATTACCTACTACGTTGTGTAATGGTAATGATGTTGATATCTTCTGTAGACTTTCTGTTGTTGATGAAAAGCTTGCGATATTTTCGGGGCTGGACGCTAAAGTTTGGTTGATGAATGAGTATGGGGTAAAAAGATCTTGGACTACGATACTACTTCATGGACTCAATGAAATTCGTATGATAGGTTTACCATTTGTTTTCTACGTCAATGGGAAACTTTTGCTCATTTGCCGCGGTGAAATGCTAATATATGACATTGAATATGGAAGATTATCAAAACGTATTAGGAATAAAGATCCGATGGCTTATACTTTTTTTTCATGTGTATGTGTCGAAAGCCTTGTCTCGCCAAGATTCAACAGACTCAATTAG